CATATTGTAGAACAATAGAAAAAAGGATCTATATAGTATATACTACAATCTATCCTTCAAGGCCAGCTCAATATAATGAGAAATATTTGGGAGATATATGTGCTTGCCAGAAATTCCTCAAATGCTGCAGCATTATTCAAAAGACTGATAAATTAGAAGCAAGGTAGGAACCAATACACATACCAGTTTGCGCATCAAACGCTCAAAGCACCAAAATGCATCTGCTTCATCTTCAAGAAGAATTATAATTGGCGAGCAAAGATCACTCATCCCTGATATTAAGTTTACAAACTATATTAGCAATTTTGTGAAAATTATTAGACAAGAACACCATGCCAATTCCtactgagaaaaagaaaaaggaagagaagaaacaTTTCAGCATGATCCTCATATGAAACtaagggcatgctcctttttttttattcaaaaagtgTAAACATTTCATGAGAGTCTATGGAATAAAataagagtgaaaaaaaaaacaaatttttgTTGAATGTGTTACCACCTTGACAATAGCCAACATCTTTGTCGATCCAGGCATAAACAGCAAGGATGTCCCAAAGCTTTGCAAGGTTTTCTTTCTTCTCATAAAACACCAGAGTTCTGTCTGTCCGAAGCACATCAAGACCTGTAGTAACAAGTATAAATTCACAAGTCAGGTAAGTTTAATATAACAGTTAAGCAGAAGTTTTCATTGTGTTATATGAAATGATTCTCGAAGAATATATTTCTTAAATAATAATATGGAACAGCTTCTCAAAAGTTTTGTTAATTTGTATATATTTTCTCTATTTCTTTTTGCAAAAGTCACAACAGTTAAGAGTGTCTAGATAAaggatttttattattattgtttcaaAATGAATTAGTTCTTGAACTTGGGCACCATAGCCAAATATCTAGTCTAAAGTAAACCACCACCATAATGGATCAAATTCATCTTTCTAgaatttgtcaaaccaaatttcTCCAAATCTGCTCATTTTGTAATCTGCATCCTGTACATTTACGGGCCCAACTAGGGAAGATATGATGTCACCTAAGTTTGTAAAATGACTAGAATAGCATGCTAGAAATAGAATATGACACAACATTTAAAGAAACATAAAACTGAGGAAAGTGCTACTTCATACCAATTTGATGTAGTGTAAGCTTCCATTCAATTATTTGCTTATCCAAACAAACATGTGTATTGCTTTCAGAACCACCAGTAGCTTGTTCCCTAGAAGATGGAATATGGCTGGGGTTGGCTTCCTGGAGAACTAAAGGATCTTGAATAGGTTGACCATCCTCGGTGATTACTGGAGCTGTGATAATTCTTCCACTGCCAACATGAGAATCCAACTCTTGGCACACCTCCTTCCATCTAGCATATTGCACTCTGCATGACAAATGAAATCTTTTAAGCTGGAGAGCATAGAAATACTAAACTCTGTCAGTTTTGTGCCGTCAACATCCACGTGTCAGCATGGAATTGAAACTCAGACAATGGCATGCACCAAATCCATTGATCAGCAGGTGGGCAAGCTGTGGCTACTATATTCTTGTTTCTGGTTACTGATAAGCATTTCTATTTTCACTTGTGAAAGTTCTTCTACGACAATTACTAGCATTGTGTCATCcaaaaagaaaacagaaaattCACCCCAAAAACCTTTTGCATGGTCTAAAATCTCTCAAGTAGGAACAAGCCTATGATAAGATTTCTTCTATTATAATCATTGGGCTATGCTGCTGACATATCATCACAAGAAAAAGAGTTGTCACCAATTTAGGTTGGTACAAAGGCAAAACTAACACTCCAATAATATACTATTATACAAGAATGGAAATGCTTgacaattaaataaaaaaaaagcttcTTAATTCCCAGTAAAGCCAAAGCTAAGGAACAGCTTGAACAGGAGTAGAACCATAACATAGCATAAGCATATGGAGGCTACCTATCTTTTCTTTTGGGAAGGCACCACTTGCTATTCAAAATGGTTAAAAGGTCACAAGCATCACCACAGCGTACTGACAGAACTCGTTTTTTCTGTCACCAGTCAAGTGCTTCACAATTTAAAAATGCTTGCAATACAGATAATAGATTGCCATGCTAAAGGAAATCTGATGACGATTTATATAGAGCAATGCAACTTCTGTAAGATTGTGTCACTCAATAGAGCAGAGATGAAGCCTATCTAACCAATAATTCTCATGAATGGCACTTCGTAATCATCTAAACGCTATTTTACACTAAGGAAATAGTTGAAGACTAAAACATTGAGTAAACAAATTGTAAAAAAGAAACAACAGATAATAAAACAAACTTGTACAACATTTATAGTTAGTTGTCTCAGCCGCATGGAAAAGATATTTATGAAAAGATGGAAGCCAGAATCCTCAAAAGGATACTTGCTCATCAAAACAAACTCGTACGACATTTGTAGTATGCTAAATGCATAATTAAACAGATAATACATGCAACCATCCCTATCTTCCTTTATTAACTAGTTACAGTCAAGTACGAGTGCTACCTCCGATGTTGTCTCAGCTGCTCTCGTTCATCAAAGGTGCTTTTAGGATCAAAGCATCCAACTAAAAACTCCCAGACCTCTCCTCGTATTGAAGGATGAACACCCTAATCAAGGAAGAATTTTAAAGAGAACTTTACGAAGTCAGTTATATTAAAGACACAAGTATTTATATCTCAGCAGGTATCTTATTTTTGCTTCGAATGAGGATGCAAATTGACCCCTTGATACTAAGATATTACCAAAACAGGTCAATAAAAGTCAAATAAATAATTAGACTATCCAAATCACTGAACTGCATGGTTTGATTGCACACTTTGTTCATTAGAAAAGGTCTTCATGTTGAACTATTAATGATGTCAAGAGGTGTTTCGAAGGCAAGGTGAAGTTGATGATAAAGATAAGACAGCAATATTGGCCTATGGTGTCAGCTGATAAGCCAACCATTGAGCTGGCTTTTAACCGGTTATAAGTTAATATAGTGTGGTCCACATTAGCGACATGGTTTTCAATATTTAAAGAGAGACAAGTCACCAATATTTCTTATTAAAGAAGCACTAACATAGCTTAGATATAAACTTCTACAAGATTCAAAATCCATTAAACCATTAGCATAGCTGTCATGTGACATTAACATTTAAGAATTGTTTAAGTAACATAATAGTGAGAGTGATGGGTCTCGTAGTAGTACTAACTTCTGAGGGTGCAAGAAAAAAATTCTTCTTCCCATattttctttccctctttctTCATTGCTGATTGTGCCTTATGTACTGCCAGCATCATGGCATATTATCTTTAATGGCAGTTAATGCCCAGATGCTTGCTGCAATTACCCTAACCAACTGATAAGAACTAGACTATCAACTCATGTCTCCATTGTTTGGCCACAAAACCTCCTTGTGCATATCACCTCAAAGGATAAAGATTATTTCTTTGCAATCTCAAAGGTGCTATCTCAAAGGATAACACTTTAGACTAATTGTTCAGAAGACCCATAGGTCACATGGCTATCAAGAAACATTAAACCTTTCTTTTTTCAGAAGAAGCACTGCCTTGATTAAAAGAGCAGGAGGCTCACCATTTCTCTCATAAAGGGAGATCCTATGGTCCCTTTCAAACATCAGATGTGCAAATATTCTCAATATGCTTTTGTTTATCAGCAtcagaaaattatataattaCGTTACTATTAAGCCACtccgaagaaaataataatatcgTAGAAAACCTTGTCTTTCTAAATCTGGAAGAATCCTGAGATTGCATTTTGTAATGAATCTAACTGCTGAAAGAATTGGTATATATATTTTCAGATGGCTATCAATATTAGACATCAGATAATATTATTGTCCAAAAGACATACTGTACAATAACAATTAACAGCAGAGTAATACATCAACATTGAAAATACATTTAACAAGCTAAAGTAGGATAAATGATCCTTGAACTACAGGGGGCTACATGAATACGAAACATCATGCCAATAAAAGCCTATCATGGAGATGGTATTGGTGCATTGAGTAAGACAGCATAGAGTAATTTTTCTAATCTATTATTCATGCTTGGCATACAAGGAAAAGACGATATATACCCCTCGCTGTATCCGACTGAGGACCGAAGCAATGTCCAAGCAACCTTCTGGAGTGAATGCAGCATGCCATCTTCGTGCACTTAGAGTCTTTCCAGCCTACATGAACAAATTAGAACAACTTCTTTAAGGGAAGCATCCGTAACATTTATAGACAAAGATGGTCGAGGATAAAAACAATGAAAGTCAAAATGGTCTTTCatgttaatttttttgaaaaactaaCCATTTGAAAACAATTCTTGGAAAGGTTTCATTCTGCCTATATGAATCACACGATCGTCACACAGACTTTCAAGTGACTTGGTAATGCTAAAAAGAGAAACAATCTTTGAGGAAAAAGAGGGCAGGACCCACCTGAATTCGCTAAAGAGAGAAACAGTGAACATGCCTAATGTCCTCCCTCAGCAAGTTCTGAAATTACCAAAATTGTTATGATTTCTTTGACGTGTGGCTTCATATATCACATACTCCGATTAAAGAGGAGTATTTAATGGGCAAAATTAAATCCTTCCAGACAATGTTTAGCATTCAACCCCCTAAGTCTATCTTCGATCGCAAAGGAAGGGAAtatctaagatgagctcaacatgATGGATGTTCGTTATTAAGTGCTGGCCATTCGGGAAAGCTAAAACGTCCTGATTCCATTTGACaccgaaaaagaaaaggaagaggtCTTGAGCCAGCACCCAAATCAAGAGACCCAAAAAAATTTCCTTTGTACAATCAGATCAAGGGAAAGAAGGATCAAACCAAACCAGACCTTAATCTTGAACTTGCTCTTGGGACCCTCGGCGCACTCGGTCCGAGCTTCGTAGAAAGAATCCGCCGGAACTCCGCTGTCTCTCCACATCATCGACCTTCACCAACGAAAGCCAACACCAACCGGTGATCCCGCCCCCGAACCCCCTCGATCACCGATCGAACTCCAAAAAGGTTCAAGCTTCACGCACCGCCGCGAGGAAGGGACCCAGATCAAGCGGTGGGCGGAAGAGGGATTGATATGGGGGAAGGGGGAGGGAGGGAGGCAGGGAGAGGGGACACCCGCGTATAGCTGAGGAGATTGGACAGGTCCGTAATGGCCTCGCGTGGACTTGCGCTAATTTAAGTGATTAAGAGGCTTAAATTAAGACACGGAAAAAACCACGACCAATTCCAACGCCGCCCAACTCGGTCCCTCTGTCtttgcttttatttatttattattattattattattttgcccTATGCGTGAAGAGACGCTAAAACTAAGGGAACAATGTTTGTATCCGCTCTTATTATGGCATGGTAGGAGATCCTGAGGTCATTGCAAAGAGAGACGAGTGAGTGCTGTATCGATTAGTTGTAGGTTGGCTTGCCACTTTTCCAAGTCCTTTCTTGACGGTGTACATATATTTATGATATAAATGTATATTGATCGAAGATGAATGCATAAAGTCGGCCctcttatattatatatttgggaAGGTCATTACCTGTCCTCTTATATTATAGTTCATAGagttatcataaatttttttattagttaTTGATAAGGATCATTTGGTTGGTTGGTACGATAATTTATCTTTTCAGAACATATGaacttaaaaaaatatcttttaagAATAAAGGAGACGGATGAGTCTTCAGTTTTTATACTCCTGGATTAAATGATCTTATTAATTACTAATATATACGATGAAACAGAATTTATTATATTAGATGCTCCTTGAATCTATATTCTCATCTCAATCTGGATAATCTGTTTTGATATGATAAATGAAAGTGATAAATCATACCATACAGTTTGAtgcataaacttaaaaaaaaaaaatcaatttattctTTTAATCAAACATCGTTCTTTCACCATATTTATATCCTAGCACTAGTGAATCTCTATTAAGAGACCCATCAATGCGTAAATTAGGTAGATTAGTTTCATTTGTATGTTGCCAATATGAAACAGTCTTGATGGGAAGGAAAAAGATGTTGATGAATATTCTTGAGTATATTTTAAGATGGAAGACTCAGGATGCCGTCTTCTTAGATTGTTCACCTCCTATTGCGCATGGTGGGTTCGAGTTCAGACAGCATTCAATGCATTTATTGTACGTAGCACTTGTATGTCTACACCCTGTCTTTGTATCTCACCTTCATTTATTTGTTCGATGGATTCCTACTTTGAAATACATATGCTGAAAGTTGCAGCACTGCTAATACATCTCATTTCACATTTTGATGCTTTCACAATGCCTTACAAACACAAGCTGTGGTCAATCTGCTACCAATTTCTTTGACAAATGTTACTGTCGCTGCACCTGCTAGCTATACTGTTCTCCCCCTTCTCCCCCTGTAATGAAGCACCCTTACCACATTTGTAGCTCAAAAATATGAAGTGAAAGAGCCTCAGAGACATCAAACTAGTAAGTCTCAAGATCTAGTAATATGACTTCCATTGATGCTATTTAAGGTTTCAGGCAATTAAGGATCCTACTCTGCCAGATATGAAGCTTCAATTGATAGAGGGATCACATACAGTATGTCTTTTAGATGCTTGATCTATGTCAAGGATTGGAGAAGTCCTTTCTTTTTCAGCATCAAGTCAGATCCAAGTAATTTTTCGATACTACTCGTGATGAAAAAGGCAGGAGGAGTTCAAGGGTTAAACTCAACATGAGTTTGATAGCAGTTGAGTTTGATAGCATTCCCCCCGTCTCAGCAGTATTTTCTATGTACAATCTTACACTCGCAAGACAAAATGCCATGCAGCATAcaaggcaaaaagaaaaaaaagaaagcaaaggAAAAATGAGAACCCTAAAAGTCGATAATAGGTTCTCCGATGGTCAGGTTTCTCTCGAGTGACCAAGGCACGTTAAAGAGTTTGGCTGTGATAAACTTGAAAATCTTGTTCACATTTATGTTGTGGGTGGAACTCGAAAAAAACAGTGATGCTCTCATCACCCTTGCATATGCTCTGGCCTGCCAAAATAAAACAAGAAAAGAATTTTACTTGGTTCATTCCAGCATCAAAATATACAATTAATCATCCAACAATAAACAAAAATCTGAACAAGGATCAGACTGATAGTCAAGTCTACTCATTCTATCAGAACAGCATGAGTTTCAGATTTCCCAAATGGAACATATCATAAGAGTGTTCTTCTTCTGTGTCCATTCCATTTGGATTGGATGTCATTTTTGATGAAAAGTAATCTAGTTCAAGATTGTCACAGGCGAATGTGATCATTTCATCCACAAGAAAAGGAATGGTCCATTCTGAATCACAAAGTTCACTTTATGACCTGGTCATGTGGAAGCATCACAATCCAAACAGAGAGAAAAGGACTCCATCAGAAGGAACTCCATGTAAGCTCTCTTTTCTCTTTATATGGATGTCTGAAACACTTTGGAAAAAAAGTTGGTTCTTGTGTTTCATCTTTTTAGCTTCAGTCGTTATCTTGTTTTAGGTGGCACTTGAAATATCTCCAACAAGGTTGCATGACAACCAAATGATGCCATTGTCCCTCTTCTCTTTAAGTTTGACATGAGTATTCTGCAGAGGCACCAGCAATCATACAAGAACTTTTAGAGTGCCAGTTGCACATACTCAATGTTCAGACTCATGTAGACCCTACTTCAGGACTTTGGCCAGCTAACAAATGGTACTTGAACAAATTATGAAGCATAAAGAATATGACCCCATTTAGCAATCCCAAAGACACCCACTGATCTGATTGGCCATCTTCAGAATGAAGACTGTAAAGAGCTAATCATCTGCAATTTGTAGATCAGACACACAAGGCACTATGTTCAGGGCATTTCTTTAGCTCCCGTTCACAGGTTTGCTTCAGCAGAATTATTTGGTTGTCCTTTTTGGTTATGTATTCCAACTTCTCTGAAGCAATAATATCCGCATATCTAAGAGATCTCCATCTGTCAAATGTCTCAGGTAATTTACCCTTTCTTGTCTCAATTCCTCATAGTAGTTTAGTCTCAACCATGAAACCATGTTAGATAAGCGGCTTGGTGTAACCTATCTAAGACATTTGCACATCAAGCAATAGGGAAATCCATCTATAGAAATTTATATTATCAGCAAAAGTACTGAAAATTAAGTGTAGATCACCTGATTCACGATCGTCCACTGCATTTCAAGAGGAAGCTGAGCAAAGTCATCAAATTTCGTCCCTATCAAGATGGGAATTGCTGTCTacatggaaaaaaaaaggaaaaattagcTTGATCCGTCAAATGACAACAAATATGTACTGATCATGCACATAATCAACAAATCCAAAGTACCAAAACACTATAATTTTGCAAGTAATAAAGGAAGACAGATGGGAAAAAGCTACAGTACCTTGTTCCATTTTCTTGCTCTTTGATACCAGTCAATGGCACTGAAAGAGAAGAAACCAGTAAATCCATCAGTTGCAGTTCACATGTTGATTCATAGAATTCTATTCTTAAACGACTTGTTTAGGGATAGAGAGAATACTGACTTGTTTAGGGTAGAACGATTGGTAAGATCAAACATAACAAGAATCGCCACAGCATCTTTGCAGGCAATGGGGACGTGATCCAGAAATTGGTCATCACCTACAAGCAAATGCCCAAATCGACAATTCAATCCATACAGATGGTCTAAAGCTTCCAAATTGACAAGCTACATCTCAGATTCTCACCTCCCACATCCCACATGCTAAACGCAATCCTCGCTCCACGAACAACCAAAACTTTGTCCATCAGATTCAATCCTGTCATCTGCAGCCCCCTCTGCTCCTCCACATCCCCCACATACTTGATCTACGGCAATCAGAGCGAAACCTAATTAGAGATCGAGCAGGCAATGAATCAATCACTACAGCTGCAATTTCTTACCATGAAGCTTGTTTTCCCTATATGGCGGTCGCCAAGGAGGCTAATCTTCAAGGTCACCAAGTCGGAATCCGCCTCCACGTCCGCGCACGGCACCGCACGCCCCACAGCGGCGGCGGCTGCAGTGACCGGCTTCTCCTCCCCCACCACCACGAGGTGGACGGAGGACGATAAGCCCGCCTTGAGCCGGCGGTACCGGCCGCGCCCGCCGAGCGACGAGCAAGACAGCAGGTGACTCCAGACGGCGCGGAAGAAGCGGCGGAGGAAGGCGATGCCAAGGACGCGGGCCCACCGGAAATCGAAGCGGACGAGCGCCGTCCGGCTCAGGCGCGTCATGGTGCTGCTCCTGCGGCGGTTGGTCGGAGGCCCCGTCTGGCCATCAAACGGTTGGGTTggaaaaggaagcagaggagCCGAGAacgtttcttcctcttcctcctcttcagcACTAATCTTCGACGCGTCCGGTTCGGACTTCGTCTACGCAGGACTTGCAGTTTGGCGCGCAGGCGACGACTTTGTGAGCTTGTTGTTGACCGGACATGGTGTTCGGTCCAACACGCCGCCTGTCTTTTCTACTGCTACAAGTGGTGGAGGTAAAAATCCGACACTGACGTGTGTTGTTGCTGTGATCGTTGTAGATAACCTTTCGATTCCTCCCGACCATTGAAAGGATATGACGATAGAAATGCAAGAAACAACACATGATGAATGACGCTTTGGTTGGAAGATTAGATTAGATTATGTTCAATTCCTCCTCTGTTTTGGGTCGAATCTCCATTGTTCTTTCAGCATtctttcaataaaaaataagatGAATTGAATTAGATATATCCAAATCCACTCCATCACCCACTGTTGAATTGGTCGGATAATGGTTGAGTACATGCGTTAAGATTGAGACAAGCACAAAGAAAGATAAATTAACAACATGGTGTGTACTCTGCAGCAGGTAGGATGTCATGGTGGTGGTTGTGTTTTTAGCTTAAGCTTTCGCCAAAGAGTTAatgcttctttttctctttcctcttcATTTTATATAAAAGGAAGATTCCCATGGAAGCACACGGAGAACAGAACCAAGGAAACAGACAGGGTCTCCTCTTTGACACAACCGCATGGAAGTGTCATAtcttatatttatattaaaaaataaattatcatttcattatttataatttatacaaaaattatctttgaattcaaatatcTGTGTTTATAATATTAGATATTTTTAACTTAAGAAAAATTATATCTTCTTAATAGGGTCACAAAAAACTTCACTTTCAAaatctattataaaataatataatattttaaaaataaatataagattaaaACATATCATTAACCACACTCGTTAATGTGGATAGGAatctctaaaaaaaataaaataatttttaatatttttataaaaaatatatatattaataataaaactcatatatcaaaataataatgataattcttatactaataaataaaatcatatcaaTCACTAACATATTTCGATGAGATTCATAACAGTAAGATAATAAATATGTATATCACACTTCATGATGCATTCTCCTAACTGTGAATTGAAAGATATATGAATTCCTCCTGGTATCATACGGAGAAAACTTATATTGTACTCTCAACAACGGATAGAATGACCCAACAACGAATAGAATGATATCTCTCACCTATTAAGTGGAACAAAGTTCCTCCCAATAGTGAATCGAGAAATCATCTAACTATCACATCTAACAGTTCGCTAATCCTCGAGGGGAATCACCCTTTCTACCCTCGATAAGGATATATAATTAATGATGATCGTTCATTTATATTTATCCATTCATACATGTATATATCCAAG
The DNA window shown above is from Musa acuminata AAA Group cultivar baxijiao chromosome BXJ2-4, Cavendish_Baxijiao_AAA, whole genome shotgun sequence and carries:
- the LOC135610958 gene encoding rab GTPase-activating protein 22-like, translating into MMWRDSGVPADSFYEARTECAEGPKSKFKIKAGKTLSARRWHAAFTPEGCLDIASVLSRIQRGGVHPSIRGEVWEFLVGCFDPKSTFDEREQLRQHRRVQYARWKEVCQELDSHVGSGRIITAPVITEDGQPIQDPLVLQEANPSHIPSSREQATGGSESNTHVCLDKQIIEWKLTLHQIGLDVLRTDRTLVFYEKKENLAKLWDILAVYAWIDKDVGYCQGMSDLCSPIIILLEDEADAFWCFERLMRKLRGNFRCTERSVGVENQLQSLASITQVLDPKLHQHLETLGGGDYLFAVRMFMVLFRRELSFGDSLYLWEMMWALEYYPDMFSMYEEPELAIETNETSKGKVKSIRQFGKFERENIKNGSKGSETPLPITVFLVASVLKEKSAKLLQEARGLDDVVKILNDVSGDLDAKKTCSHAIKLHKKYLKMAKKT
- the LOC103982855 gene encoding septum-promoting GTP-binding protein 1; translated protein: MTRLSRTALVRFDFRWARVLGIAFLRRFFRAVWSHLLSCSSLGGRGRYRRLKAGLSSSVHLVVVGEEKPVTAAAAAVGRAVPCADVEADSDLVTLKISLLGDRHIGKTSFMIKYVGDVEEQRGLQMTGLNLMDKVLVVRGARIAFSMWDVGGDDQFLDHVPIACKDAVAILVMFDLTNRSTLNNAIDWYQRARKWNKTAIPILIGTKFDDFAQLPLEMQWTIVNQARAYARVMRASLFFSSSTHNINVNKIFKFITAKLFNVPWSLERNLTIGEPIIDF